The proteins below are encoded in one region of Apium graveolens cultivar Ventura chromosome 4, ASM990537v1, whole genome shotgun sequence:
- the LOC141718323 gene encoding uncharacterized protein LOC141718323, whose translation MGANIKLQPATLEEQVNKEQYQQLPGKLIYLSHTRPDVAFAISGAMATMKDLPCELLFHIIFLLVQSSGGAEAFARIIAVCRDFLLCAEAKSVLRVVKFDIKMEPFKFYQFQNVKGLLVKCSEAGNEAAQHVLGKVILLSSAHLFLSERQQVSSSVRPSDRSMLNRWIVDTNVPAQNNKVSSFMTYFTPIQVCTSELSTTRLVHYQLVKLFLLNGSHHDFIEMGVFLKYCIKYFMGVYQRKQPAHCLYRVTWESRNLDGNLEDHSSARSGNSSGMGAETIFLLKEYIVKCARGGVDWHEALNDMNFVEALREDISNRLNEAYADFSMTRAETLGKFERKFG comes from the exons ATGGGAGCCAATATAAAGCTTCAGCCTGCAACCTTGGAAGAACAAGTGAACAAAGAGCAATATCAACAACTACCGGGAAAACTAATATATTTGTCACACACTCGGCCAGATGTTGCATTTGCAATAAGTGGT GCAATGGCGACAATGAAAGACCTGCCCTGTGAGCTGCTTTTTCATATCATCTTTCTGTTGGTGCAGTCATCAGGTGGAGCAGAAGCATTTGCCCGAATAATAGCTGT TTGTCGAGATTTTCTTTTGTGTGCGGAAGCTAAATCAGTTTTAAGGGTTGTCAAGTTTGATATCAAGATGGAACCTTTCAAATTTTACCAGTTCCAAAATGTCAAAGGCCTACTCGTCAAATGTTCTGAAGCGGGTAATGAAGCTGCTCAGCATGTGCTTGGGAAG GTAATATTGCTGAGCTCTGCTCATTTGTTCCTCAGTGAACGGCAGCAAGTAAGTTCTAGTGTCCGCCCTTCTGATCGTTCAATGCTTAATCGTTGGATTGTTGACACAAATGTTCCCGCTCAGAACAATAAAGTCAGTTCTTTTATGACGTACTTTACACCTATACAAGTGTGCACTAGTGAATTGTCAACAACAAGATTGGTTCACTACCAACTTGTGAAGTTGTTTTTGCTTAATGGCAGCCATCACGACTTCATTGAAATGGGTGTATTCTTAAAGTATTGTATAAAGTACTTCATGGGAGTTTACCAGAGAAAACAGCCGGCTCATTGCCTCTATCGAGTTACTTG GGAAAGCCGAAACCTTGATGGAAATTTGGAAGACCATTCTAGTGCTCGAAGTGGAAATTCTAGTGGAATGGGTGCAGAGACAATATTCCTTTTAAAAGAATACATTGTGAAGTGTGCTAGAGGTGGTGTGGATTGGCATGAAGCACTGAATGACATGAATTTTGTTGAGGCACTGAGAGAAGACATAAGCAACCGACTTAATGAAGCGTATGCTGATTTTAGTATGACCCGAGCCGAGACACTTGGTAAATTTGAACGCAAATTTGGATAG